The following are encoded together in the Gilvimarinus sp. DA14 genome:
- a CDS encoding XdhC family protein, whose protein sequence is MLALDRQVLEQAQQWLAQGETIWLTTVIATFGSSPREPGSMMVAKADGAHCGSLSGGCVEENFLDQLKAGAFTQAFEKLRYGGTDPDENTVPGVSLPCGGLLEVLIEKLTPGDDNNRLMQHLVGALQGQTCLVREICLAKQQANLEEDSGLGPRVEEQGDNLLVRVGPAARLIIAGASPVSAYCAEFARALDYEVIICDPSPEALQAMPQHGVSLRAELPSITIARAQMSHAATAIVALTHDPRIDDLAMMEAVNTDAFYIGVMGSKITSQNRAARLMRSGGLNEAQVARIHMPIGLALGSKTPAEIALAVMADIVRCRRHKKRDAL, encoded by the coding sequence ATGCTCGCGCTCGACCGACAAGTTTTAGAGCAAGCTCAGCAGTGGCTGGCCCAGGGCGAAACGATCTGGCTGACGACGGTTATCGCCACCTTTGGCTCCTCGCCGCGCGAGCCGGGCTCCATGATGGTTGCCAAAGCCGATGGCGCCCACTGCGGCTCGCTCTCTGGCGGTTGCGTTGAGGAAAACTTTCTCGACCAACTGAAAGCGGGAGCGTTTACCCAGGCATTTGAAAAGCTTCGCTACGGGGGTACAGATCCCGATGAAAATACCGTGCCGGGGGTAAGCCTGCCCTGCGGTGGATTGCTTGAGGTTTTAATCGAAAAGCTAACCCCTGGCGACGACAACAACCGCCTAATGCAACATTTGGTGGGGGCGCTTCAGGGGCAGACCTGTTTGGTGCGCGAAATTTGCTTGGCCAAACAACAGGCCAACCTTGAGGAGGATAGCGGGCTTGGCCCCAGAGTTGAGGAGCAGGGTGATAACCTACTTGTTCGCGTCGGTCCGGCAGCCCGGTTGATTATTGCCGGGGCGTCGCCGGTATCGGCTTACTGCGCCGAATTTGCTCGGGCGCTGGATTACGAGGTGATCATTTGCGACCCCAGCCCCGAGGCATTGCAGGCTATGCCGCAGCATGGCGTATCCCTTCGCGCAGAGTTGCCGTCCATCACGATCGCGCGCGCGCAAATGTCACACGCCGCTACCGCTATTGTGGCTCTCACCCATGATCCCCGTATCGATGATTTAGCCATGATGGAAGCGGTGAATACCGATGCCTTTTATATTGGAGTGATGGGCTCCAAAATCACATCACAAAACCGCGCAGCCAGATTGATGCGCAGTGGCGGTCTGAACGAGGCGCAAGTAGCGCGCATTCATATGCCCATTGGTTTAGCCCTGGGCAGTAAAACGCCCGCGGAAATTGCCCTGGCGGTGATGGCCGATATTGTCAGATGCCGGCGCCACAAAAAACGAGACGCGCTATAA
- a CDS encoding xanthine dehydrogenase family protein molybdopterin-binding subunit, with protein MSTDPHNLQIANVSRRRFLKGVGTGAALVLAARWNLGLAEDGQEKQYGAEGMAHGWVDDPTVFISINTDGSVSIVNHRAEMGQGIRTSVVMVIADEMGADWDRVTVHQAIAHEEKYGNQNTDGSRSMRHWFDPLRRCGAAARTMLEQAAAKQWQVDVSECRTDVHEVVHTPSARRLSFAELAEAAAELAVPPRESLQLKKPEQWRYIMREPGSFKNTNHQQPLAIDGQDIVNGQAIYAADTFFDNMLYAVIARPPAYGAKIKSVDDREAKKIPGVEKILTLSTASQPSGYEPLGGVAVLASNTWAAIQGRKALNIEWDNTPAGANGSYNSVAYKKQLQQTANQPGKAVRSQGDIKAALTEADKTVSAEYYAPHMTQAPMEPPAAIARIGKDSAEVWTSVQNPQAARDGVAKRLNLKPEQVTINCTLLGGGFGRKAKPDYVFEAIDLSKQLDGRPVRVQWTREDDIQHSFFHTVALEHMQASLDKNGTVTGWLHRSVSPSIMSLFAPDDGHQSAMEVGQGIRNMPFQIPAIQQETGEAMGHIRIGWFRSVYNIPHAFAIQSFVHELATAAGKDHRDFLLQLLGPARKIDPRTLGATWNYGENPDEYPIDVGRYRQVIERATQEAGWGKEMPPNRGLGLAVHHSFVSYCAMVVDVEVDNKGKVIVHRADIAFDCGPQVNPDRVRSQLEGAFAMGVGIALMTEITAQEGAIAQSNFHDYLIPRLTDVPTEIHTHNVNNSLDVPIGGVGEPGLPPVAPAICNAIFAATGTRIRTLPIKQQLATNAG; from the coding sequence ATGAGCACCGATCCGCACAACTTACAAATCGCAAACGTCAGTCGTCGCCGGTTTCTCAAAGGTGTCGGCACCGGTGCCGCACTGGTACTCGCGGCGCGCTGGAATTTGGGCTTGGCCGAAGACGGACAGGAAAAACAGTACGGCGCCGAAGGAATGGCTCATGGCTGGGTCGATGATCCCACGGTGTTTATCAGTATCAACACCGACGGTTCTGTCAGCATCGTCAATCATCGGGCCGAAATGGGGCAGGGCATTCGCACTAGCGTAGTCATGGTGATTGCCGACGAAATGGGCGCAGACTGGGACCGCGTAACAGTCCACCAGGCAATTGCCCACGAAGAAAAGTACGGCAACCAAAATACCGACGGCTCACGCTCCATGCGCCACTGGTTTGATCCGCTGCGCCGCTGTGGCGCCGCCGCGCGAACCATGCTTGAGCAAGCCGCGGCAAAACAGTGGCAGGTGGATGTGAGTGAATGCCGCACCGACGTTCACGAGGTGGTACATACCCCCAGCGCTCGCCGCTTAAGCTTTGCCGAGTTGGCCGAAGCCGCCGCTGAGCTTGCGGTTCCACCACGCGAATCACTGCAACTTAAAAAACCCGAACAGTGGCGCTACATTATGCGCGAGCCGGGCAGTTTTAAAAATACAAATCATCAGCAACCACTGGCAATTGATGGACAGGACATTGTTAACGGCCAAGCCATCTACGCCGCCGATACCTTCTTTGACAATATGCTCTACGCCGTTATTGCCCGGCCTCCGGCCTACGGTGCCAAGATCAAATCGGTCGATGATCGAGAGGCAAAAAAAATCCCCGGGGTAGAAAAAATTCTTACTCTTAGCACCGCATCGCAGCCATCGGGTTACGAGCCTTTGGGCGGTGTTGCAGTGCTTGCCAGCAACACCTGGGCGGCCATTCAGGGCCGCAAAGCACTTAACATCGAATGGGATAACACCCCCGCAGGCGCTAATGGCAGCTACAACTCAGTCGCCTACAAAAAACAGCTGCAACAGACCGCCAACCAACCGGGCAAAGCGGTACGCAGCCAGGGTGATATAAAGGCCGCCCTGACCGAGGCGGATAAAACCGTCAGCGCCGAATACTATGCACCTCACATGACCCAGGCGCCCATGGAGCCGCCCGCCGCCATTGCCCGTATCGGTAAAGACAGCGCCGAAGTTTGGACCTCGGTGCAAAACCCCCAGGCCGCGCGCGACGGTGTTGCCAAACGCCTAAACCTAAAACCCGAGCAGGTTACGATTAACTGCACACTACTGGGCGGTGGTTTTGGTCGTAAGGCCAAGCCCGATTATGTTTTTGAAGCGATTGATCTGAGCAAACAATTAGACGGACGCCCAGTGCGCGTGCAGTGGACACGCGAAGACGATATTCAGCACAGCTTCTTTCACACGGTGGCACTGGAACATATGCAAGCCAGCCTGGATAAAAATGGCACCGTCACCGGCTGGTTACACCGCTCGGTGTCGCCGAGCATTATGTCGCTGTTCGCCCCCGATGATGGCCACCAATCGGCCATGGAAGTGGGCCAGGGTATTCGCAATATGCCGTTTCAAATTCCCGCCATACAGCAGGAAACCGGCGAAGCTATGGGGCATATTCGCATCGGCTGGTTTCGCTCGGTCTATAACATTCCCCACGCTTTTGCGATTCAAAGTTTTGTCCACGAGCTGGCCACGGCCGCCGGTAAAGATCACCGCGACTTTTTGCTGCAGTTGTTAGGGCCCGCGCGAAAAATTGATCCGCGCACTCTGGGGGCCACCTGGAACTATGGTGAAAACCCCGATGAATACCCCATTGATGTGGGCCGCTACCGGCAGGTAATTGAGCGAGCGACTCAGGAGGCTGGCTGGGGTAAAGAGATGCCCCCTAACCGTGGTCTGGGTTTGGCCGTGCATCACAGTTTTGTCTCCTATTGCGCCATGGTGGTGGATGTGGAAGTCGACAACAAAGGCAAAGTGATTGTGCACCGGGCCGACATTGCTTTTGACTGTGGGCCGCAAGTAAACCCCGACCGCGTTCGCTCGCAACTTGAGGGCGCCTTCGCCATGGGAGTCGGCATTGCACTGATGACTGAAATAACCGCGCAAGAGGGTGCCATCGCGCAGTCGAACTTTCACGACTATTTAATCCCCAGGTTGACCGATGTTCCCACAGAAATTCACACCCACAATGTCAATAACTCGCTTGATGTTCCTATTGGCGGAGTAGGGGAGCCAGGCCTGCCACCAGTGGCACCGGCGATTTGCAACGCAATTTTTGCCGCAACCGGCACGCGTATTCGCACCTTGCCGATCAAGCAACAGCTCGCCACAAACGCCGGTTAG
- a CDS encoding (2Fe-2S)-binding protein — MISLTINGQATELDVPADMPLLWVLRDIVKKTGTRFGCGMSVCGACTVHLDGAAIRSCVTPVSAAVGKNVTTIEAMADDPVGQKVQRAWMDEAVAQCGYCQSGQVMSAVALLKKKPNPNDQEIDDAMAGNLCRCGTYTRIRKAIHRAADASTAAVDTSLFTEVKA, encoded by the coding sequence ATGATTAGCCTAACAATAAATGGTCAAGCCACCGAGCTTGACGTCCCGGCAGACATGCCGCTGCTGTGGGTTTTGCGCGATATTGTCAAGAAAACCGGCACTCGATTCGGGTGCGGCATGTCTGTGTGCGGCGCCTGCACCGTGCATTTGGATGGCGCTGCGATACGATCCTGCGTAACCCCCGTTTCGGCCGCGGTGGGTAAAAACGTCACCACCATTGAAGCCATGGCTGACGACCCTGTGGGGCAAAAAGTCCAGCGCGCCTGGATGGATGAAGCCGTCGCTCAGTGCGGTTACTGCCAAAGTGGTCAGGTCATGAGCGCGGTTGCCTTGCTCAAGAAAAAACCGAACCCGAACGACCAAGAGATTGATGACGCCATGGCCGGCAACCTTTGTCGCTGTGGAACCTATACCCGCATCCGCAAGGCGATTCACCGCGCCGCCGACGCCTCCACAGCGGCGGTGGATACCTCACTGTTTACGGAGGTAAAAGCATGA
- a CDS encoding AraC family transcriptional regulator → MSIEAHSNTATLSSLQRYLATDIERRTRDHEVDISTAIKGLSLFRRNTPTEPCPCLVEPSIVLVAGGAKQLLVGDQVYAYNADHFLITSLNHPASSQILQASPEHPCLGLVLKLNVSIMTELMAQIQLHPPREREPEESAVIGSVSSGFLQPFYRLLCLLDEPNAIEVMAPLIEREIHFRLLQSDIAPRLLQIITAGSQSQRISRAIDWLKAHYNEPLRVEDLAAHVQMSSSSLHHYFRKLTAKSPLQYQKWLRLNEAKRLMVNQNYEAAQAAYTVGYESPSQFSREYSRLFGASPKRDVQNMRQSATKTVS, encoded by the coding sequence ATGTCCATAGAGGCGCACAGCAATACCGCCACTCTGAGTTCACTTCAGCGTTATCTAGCAACGGACATCGAGCGCCGCACTCGCGATCACGAAGTCGATATAAGCACCGCCATTAAAGGGTTGTCGCTCTTTCGACGAAACACCCCAACGGAGCCGTGCCCCTGCCTGGTAGAGCCCAGTATTGTGTTAGTGGCCGGTGGCGCAAAACAGTTGCTGGTCGGCGATCAAGTCTACGCATACAACGCTGACCACTTCCTGATTACTTCGCTCAACCACCCCGCGAGCTCACAAATACTGCAAGCAAGCCCCGAACATCCCTGCTTGGGCTTGGTGCTTAAACTCAATGTCAGCATAATGACAGAGCTGATGGCGCAGATTCAGCTGCATCCACCGCGTGAGCGTGAACCGGAGGAAAGTGCGGTCATCGGTTCTGTGAGCTCTGGTTTTTTGCAACCGTTCTATCGCTTGTTATGCTTACTCGACGAGCCGAATGCCATTGAGGTAATGGCCCCTCTTATCGAAAGAGAGATTCATTTTCGCTTGCTGCAAAGCGATATCGCCCCCAGGCTTTTACAAATCATTACTGCAGGAAGCCAAAGCCAGCGCATATCTCGGGCTATCGACTGGCTTAAAGCCCACTATAATGAACCACTGCGAGTAGAAGACTTGGCGGCGCATGTGCAAATGAGTAGCTCAAGTCTTCATCATTACTTTCGCAAGCTCACGGCCAAAAGTCCGCTGCAGTATCAAAAGTGGCTGCGCTTAAATGAAGCCAAACGATTGATGGTCAATCAAAATTATGAGGCCGCCCAGGCGGCTTACACAGTAGGTTATGAAAGCCCTTCGCAGTTCAGTCGCGAATACAGTCGCTTATTCGGCGCATCGCCCAAACGCGATGTTCAAAATATGCGTCAAAGTGCGACCAAGACTGTGTCATAA
- a CDS encoding MFS transporter, whose protein sequence is MSLKVQPKQVHPWAGVCSMSLCVALLIAAEFMPVSLLSPMATSLQVSEGRVGQAVAISGLFAVFSSLFVTTLAGRWNRKSVLLGMTTLLFVSLVLMTVAVSVEALMLSRILLGICIGGFWSLATSVVMRLVAAHEVSRALAIMYSGQAFAAAFAAPMGSFLGAFVGWRGVFALLVPVVVINFIWQWRVLPSLPNAHALSVAALLSLFKRRYFVRGIAAVIFTFAGAFAMFTYLRPFLETVTKVDVNALSALFLVLGLAGFVGTWVSGKLAHRHAIGLIRFLPLGMALITLGLIFLGTSIGPTAVLLAIWGALNTTLSVAWMAWLSQNLDDVPEAAGSLMVAAIQAAILTGSALGGWVLDVRGIQATFLTAVLLCVAALLIIGPGRGLAKRASTL, encoded by the coding sequence ATGAGTTTAAAAGTACAACCGAAACAGGTGCACCCCTGGGCAGGCGTATGTTCCATGTCCCTTTGTGTGGCACTGCTGATTGCCGCAGAGTTTATGCCGGTGAGCTTGCTTAGCCCCATGGCTACAAGCTTGCAAGTCAGTGAAGGGCGTGTGGGTCAGGCCGTCGCAATCAGCGGGCTGTTCGCTGTTTTCAGTAGTCTGTTTGTCACAACTTTAGCTGGGCGCTGGAATAGAAAATCCGTTTTACTGGGTATGACAACGCTGCTGTTCGTTTCATTAGTATTGATGACTGTAGCGGTCAGCGTTGAGGCTTTGATGCTTTCGCGCATTCTGCTGGGCATCTGTATCGGTGGATTTTGGTCTTTGGCTACATCTGTAGTCATGCGCTTGGTCGCCGCCCATGAGGTCTCGCGCGCCCTGGCAATAATGTATTCCGGCCAGGCTTTTGCCGCGGCGTTTGCTGCGCCTATGGGAAGTTTTCTCGGCGCGTTTGTCGGGTGGCGCGGAGTATTTGCCCTGCTCGTACCTGTCGTGGTGATTAATTTTATTTGGCAATGGCGAGTGCTTCCCTCTTTGCCCAATGCTCATGCTCTGTCGGTCGCTGCGCTGTTATCACTTTTTAAGCGTCGTTACTTTGTGAGGGGGATTGCTGCGGTCATTTTTACCTTTGCCGGTGCATTCGCCATGTTCACCTACTTGCGCCCCTTTTTAGAAACCGTAACCAAAGTTGATGTTAATGCCTTATCGGCTCTTTTCTTAGTCCTGGGGCTAGCCGGTTTTGTAGGTACTTGGGTGAGCGGAAAGCTCGCTCATCGGCACGCCATCGGGCTGATTCGATTTCTACCCTTGGGGATGGCCCTGATTACCTTGGGCCTCATTTTTTTGGGGACAAGTATTGGGCCCACTGCTGTATTGCTGGCCATCTGGGGCGCGTTAAATACCACCTTGTCGGTAGCCTGGATGGCGTGGCTATCACAAAACCTTGACGACGTTCCCGAGGCTGCTGGCAGCTTGATGGTCGCCGCCATTCAGGCGGCGATATTAACCGGCTCGGCACTCGGCGGTTGGGTGTTGGACGTTCGGGGAATCCAGGCGACATTCCTTACCGCTGTGCTGCTTTGTGTCGCGGCATTGTTAATCATTGGCCCAGGGCGCGGCTTAGCCAAGCGTGCTTCAACATTGTGA
- a CDS encoding alpha/beta hydrolase, with amino-acid sequence MQKVFGFLFFILMSIHSKGADMSQGADNFYQSDKVTIEKVSFNNQYQMRVVGNLFMPKSADRSKPHPAIIVGHPMGAVKEQSANLYATKMAELGFITLSLDLPFWGESEGHPRNAVSPDMYSEAFSAAVDFLGTRDYTDRDRIGVIGICGSGSFAISAAKIDPRLKAIATVSMYNMGAANRHALNKSLTLEQRKDIIAKAAEQRYVEFDGGKTEYTSGTVHELTHETHPIQREFFDFYRTPRGEFTPASSSRDLTTHPTFSSNTKFMNFYPFNDIETISPRPMLFISGDKAHSKEFSEDAYRLAGEPKELYWVEGAGHVDLYDRTQLIPWEKLEQFFSRNL; translated from the coding sequence ATGCAAAAAGTTTTTGGATTTTTGTTTTTTATTTTAATGTCTATTCACTCAAAGGGGGCCGATATGTCACAAGGAGCAGATAACTTTTACCAGAGCGATAAAGTTACCATCGAGAAAGTAAGCTTTAACAACCAGTACCAGATGCGTGTTGTCGGCAATCTATTTATGCCAAAATCGGCTGACCGCAGTAAGCCGCATCCAGCGATTATTGTGGGGCACCCGATGGGCGCGGTAAAAGAGCAAAGCGCTAATCTTTATGCCACCAAAATGGCAGAACTGGGCTTTATAACTCTCTCGTTGGATTTACCTTTTTGGGGCGAGAGTGAAGGTCATCCGCGCAACGCTGTATCGCCTGATATGTATTCAGAGGCGTTCAGCGCGGCGGTGGACTTTCTCGGCACGCGCGATTATACCGATCGTGATCGTATAGGTGTCATCGGGATTTGTGGCAGCGGCAGCTTTGCGATTAGTGCCGCAAAAATTGACCCGCGCCTAAAAGCCATAGCTACCGTGAGTATGTACAACATGGGCGCGGCTAACCGTCATGCGCTGAATAAATCTCTAACGCTCGAGCAACGTAAAGACATCATCGCCAAGGCGGCGGAGCAGCGCTATGTTGAATTTGATGGTGGTAAAACCGAATACACGAGCGGCACTGTCCATGAATTGACGCATGAGACTCATCCGATTCAACGTGAGTTTTTTGATTTTTATCGCACGCCTCGGGGTGAATTTACACCGGCCAGTAGCTCTCGCGACTTAACGACGCATCCGACGTTTTCCAGTAATACCAAGTTTATGAACTTCTACCCTTTTAACGATATTGAGACGATTTCACCCCGTCCTATGTTATTTATCAGCGGTGATAAGGCGCACTCTAAGGAGTTCAGTGAAGACGCGTACCGTTTGGCGGGCGAGCCCAAAGAGCTCTACTGGGTTGAAGGGGCCGGTCACGTGGATTTGTACGATCGCACGCAATTAATTCCTTGGGAGAAGCTCGAACAATTCTTCTCTAGAAATCTCTAG
- a CDS encoding family 43 glycosylhydrolase, whose translation MNPTRRTLFKAALAGAATPALAAGASAKPCPPPLPQHNHGVEGQRVADLGNGMFLNPIVSGDHPDPTILKDGDDYYMTFSSFNAYPGIVIWHSKDLLNWTPVTAALTQNIGTVWALDLCKHGDRYYVYIPALPPGKGWGTYVIWADDIAGPWSDPVDMKLDNCIDPGHAVGEDGKRYLFVNGIRKVRLTDDGLATDGELEPAYSPWRYPEHWITENFAPEGPKLLYRNGYHYLVTAVGGTAGPVTGHMVIAARSRSIHGPWEHCPHNPLVRTLSEDEPWWSRGHATLVEGPGEQWWMVYHGYENGYRTLGRQTLMEPIEWTDDGWFKALGGDLSQPLPAPQKPANYNSGTFALSDDFSENKLGIQWSFDSPKVAAEQRARYGDKRLLLTADGNGPADTSPLTCFPADHAYQVEVNLDIEDDAEAGILLFYNHKAYVGLGFTKDVVKNYQYAEEHPWAAVQIPSRSVRVRLINDKHVVTYQYSHDGGKSWRTHPTRMEVSGIHHNVFGGFLSLRVALYCSGEGQVALSDFTYRALS comes from the coding sequence ATGAATCCAACCAGACGCACGCTTTTTAAGGCCGCTCTTGCCGGCGCTGCCACCCCCGCTTTAGCCGCCGGCGCATCAGCCAAGCCTTGCCCTCCGCCACTGCCTCAGCACAACCACGGAGTAGAGGGCCAGCGAGTTGCCGACTTAGGCAACGGCATGTTCTTAAACCCTATCGTCTCCGGTGACCACCCCGACCCGACTATTTTGAAAGACGGCGATGATTACTATATGACCTTTTCGTCGTTTAACGCTTACCCGGGCATTGTGATTTGGCACTCCAAGGATTTACTCAACTGGACGCCGGTAACCGCCGCCTTAACCCAAAATATCGGCACCGTGTGGGCGCTGGATTTGTGTAAACACGGCGATCGCTACTATGTGTATATTCCCGCCCTGCCCCCGGGCAAAGGCTGGGGTACTTACGTGATTTGGGCCGACGATATTGCCGGGCCCTGGAGCGATCCGGTGGATATGAAGTTGGACAACTGCATTGACCCGGGCCACGCCGTGGGCGAGGACGGCAAGCGTTATTTGTTTGTCAACGGTATTCGTAAAGTGCGCTTAACCGACGATGGGCTGGCCACCGACGGCGAGCTGGAACCGGCCTACTCTCCCTGGCGTTATCCCGAGCACTGGATTACCGAAAATTTTGCCCCCGAGGGGCCCAAGTTGCTCTATCGAAACGGCTACCACTATTTGGTCACTGCGGTAGGCGGTACGGCGGGCCCCGTAACCGGGCATATGGTAATCGCTGCCCGCTCCCGCTCTATTCACGGCCCCTGGGAGCACTGCCCCCACAACCCGTTGGTGCGCACCCTGTCAGAGGATGAACCCTGGTGGTCGCGCGGCCATGCCACCCTGGTTGAGGGCCCGGGCGAGCAATGGTGGATGGTCTATCACGGCTACGAAAACGGCTACCGCACCTTGGGGCGACAAACCCTAATGGAGCCGATTGAATGGACCGATGACGGCTGGTTTAAAGCCCTGGGCGGGGATTTGTCTCAGCCGTTGCCGGCGCCGCAAAAGCCCGCGAATTATAACTCCGGCACTTTTGCCCTGTCGGATGACTTTAGCGAGAACAAACTAGGTATTCAGTGGAGTTTTGACAGCCCTAAGGTGGCCGCCGAACAGCGAGCCCGCTACGGCGATAAGCGTTTGCTGTTAACAGCCGACGGCAATGGCCCGGCGGATACGTCTCCGTTAACGTGTTTTCCCGCCGACCATGCCTACCAGGTAGAAGTGAATCTGGATATCGAAGACGACGCGGAAGCCGGTATCTTGCTGTTTTACAATCACAAAGCTTATGTGGGCTTAGGCTTTACTAAAGACGTGGTGAAAAACTATCAATACGCCGAAGAGCACCCCTGGGCGGCGGTTCAAATCCCTTCGCGCTCGGTGCGGGTGCGGCTGATTAATGACAAGCACGTGGTGACTTATCAGTACTCTCACGATGGCGGCAAAAGCTGGCGCACTCATCCTACACGCATGGAAGTATCGGGTATTCATCACAATGTGTTTGGTGGCTTTTTAAGTTTACGTGTCGCCCTGTATTGCAGCGGCGAAGGTCAGGTCGCGCTCTCTGATTTTACCTACCGAGCCCTGAGTTAA
- a CDS encoding cyclophilin-like fold protein, which translates to MSTIVLTIGAQSLPIQLLERPYTQALMAQLPLALSWEDFAASEKIAYLPTPLDTRLAPDGCDAKAGDLAYYAPWGNLALFYQDTGYARGLIHLGKCDGDIDRFLTLDWERASLSI; encoded by the coding sequence ATGTCTACCATAGTGCTTACCATTGGCGCACAGTCGCTGCCCATACAGCTGCTTGAGCGGCCATACACCCAAGCACTAATGGCGCAGCTACCTCTAGCGCTAAGCTGGGAAGATTTTGCCGCAAGCGAAAAAATCGCCTACCTACCCACACCCCTAGACACGCGGCTTGCCCCCGATGGCTGCGATGCCAAAGCCGGCGACTTGGCGTACTACGCTCCCTGGGGAAACCTCGCGCTTTTTTACCAAGACACCGGATACGCCCGTGGGCTTATTCACCTGGGCAAATGCGATGGCGATATCGATAGGTTTTTGACGCTGGATTGGGAGAGGGCGAGTCTAAGTATTTGA
- a CDS encoding cupin domain-containing protein: MKTFTSALVASVLATTATAWADESTPSMTITRNGEQASVEGPAKVFTGSARIDPLFDGSDQDKGAAVYVTFEPGARSNWHTHPGGQYLIVTSGVGWVQQESGEVETIKPGDVVWTPPGVKHWHGASDSVGMTHMAIQFFADGEVVNWQEAVTDKQYQQ, from the coding sequence ATGAAAACATTTACCTCGGCGCTGGTTGCCAGCGTACTGGCCACCACAGCAACCGCATGGGCCGATGAATCCACCCCGTCCATGACCATCACCCGTAACGGCGAACAGGCCTCGGTAGAGGGCCCAGCCAAGGTATTTACCGGTTCGGCGCGCATTGATCCGCTGTTTGACGGTTCGGACCAAGACAAGGGCGCCGCTGTTTATGTCACCTTTGAACCCGGCGCGCGCTCAAACTGGCACACCCACCCCGGCGGCCAGTATCTGATCGTCACCAGCGGCGTTGGCTGGGTGCAACAGGAAAGTGGAGAGGTAGAAACCATTAAACCCGGCGATGTCGTCTGGACACCGCCCGGGGTAAAGCACTGGCACGGCGCCAGTGATTCGGTGGGCATGACGCATATGGCCATTCAATTTTTCGCTGACGGCGAAGTGGTCAATTGGCAGGAAGCGGTGACCGATAAGCAATATCAGCAATAG
- a CDS encoding SDR family oxidoreductase: protein MSQNIEGKVVVITGASSGLGEATARHLAERGAKLVLGARRMDRIQTLADELSKTGADAVAVQTDVTQRDQVEALIKTALNTFGKVDVLLNNAGIMPQALLEKLQVSEWDQQIDVNIKGVLYGIAAALPHMQERKSGHIINVSSVAGHKVLPPGTVYCATKHAVRAISEGLRMEMTPYNIRSTILSPGAVATELNNSITDPEVAEGMKAFYEQVAIPADSFARAVAFALEQPADVDINEILFRPTAQEV, encoded by the coding sequence ATGAGTCAGAATATTGAAGGAAAAGTTGTTGTTATTACCGGAGCCAGCAGTGGCCTGGGCGAGGCGACTGCTCGCCACTTGGCTGAGCGCGGCGCCAAACTCGTACTGGGCGCCCGCCGCATGGACCGCATTCAAACCCTGGCAGATGAATTGAGTAAAACCGGTGCCGACGCCGTCGCGGTGCAGACCGATGTTACCCAGCGCGATCAAGTCGAAGCGCTGATCAAAACGGCTTTGAACACCTTTGGCAAAGTGGATGTACTGCTAAACAACGCTGGCATTATGCCTCAGGCACTGCTGGAAAAATTGCAGGTGAGTGAGTGGGATCAGCAGATTGATGTCAACATTAAAGGCGTGCTCTACGGCATTGCCGCCGCCTTACCGCACATGCAAGAGCGTAAATCCGGCCATATTATCAATGTATCCTCGGTAGCCGGGCACAAAGTATTGCCGCCGGGCACCGTTTACTGCGCCACTAAACACGCGGTGCGCGCTATATCCGAAGGCCTGCGGATGGAGATGACGCCCTACAATATCCGCAGCACAATCTTATCGCCCGGCGCGGTAGCCACCGAGTTAAACAACTCCATCACCGACCCGGAAGTTGCTGAAGGCATGAAGGCGTTTTATGAGCAGGTCGCCATTCCCGCCGACTCCTTTGCCCGGGCGGTCGCTTTTGCGCTGGAGCAGCCAGCAGATGTCGACATTAACGAGATTTTATTTCGTCCCACCGCGCAAGAAGTGTAA